The Pseudomonas moraviensis genome contains the following window.
CAAGTTGCGTGGTTGATGCCGTCGGCGACGTGGCCTTCCCCTCGGTGTGCGAGGACTTCGTTCACGAAATCGAACTGGTCGTCGCTATCGGCGAAGGCGGCGCCAACATTCCTGAAGATCAGGCTCTGGCCTACGTCTGGGGCTACGCCGCCGGCCTCGACCTGACTCGCCGCGACGTGCAACGCGCGGCCAAGAGCAACGGCTTGCCGTGGGAAGGCGCCAAGGTGTTCGACGGCGCCGCGCCGATGACCGCCGTCGTCCCGGTGAGCCGCTCCGGCCATCCCGAGGGCGAGTTGTGGCTGAACGTCAACGGCGAAGAACGCCAGCGCGACAATCTCGACAGCCAGATCTGGTCGGTCAGCGAAGTGATCGCCCGCATCTCGCAATCCGTGGCCCTGCGCGCCGGCGACCTGATCATGACCGGCAGCCCCGCCGGCGTCGACAGCCTGCAACCGGGCGACGTGATCAGCGCTGGCATCGACGGCATCGGTCAATTGCAAATGCGCGTCGGCCCACGGCCCTGATCCGGCGAATTCTGAGACAAGGAGAACAACAATATGACCACCCCTTTGAAAGTCGCGCTGGTCACCGGCGCCGGCAGTGGCATCGGCCGCGCCGTGGCGCTGGGCCTGATGGCCGATGGATTCACTCTCGTGCTCGCCGGCCGCCGGCCCGAGCCGTTGCAAGCACTGGTCGAACTGGCGCAGAGCCAAGGTCATCAAGCACTCGCGGTACCCACTGACGTGCGTGATGCGGCCAGTGTCGACGTGCTGTTTGCGACGATTGCCGAGGTCTACGGCCGCCTCGATGTGGTCTTCAACAACGCCGGGGTCAATGCCCCCGCCGTGCCGCTAGATGAACTGACGTTCGAGCAATGGCGCAACGTGATCGACACCAACCTCAACGGCGTCTTCCTCTGCGCCCGTGGCGCGTTCGGACTGATGCGCAAACAGCAGCCTCAAGGCGGTCGGATCATCAACAACGGTTCGATTTCCGCACACACACCGCGCCCGTTCAGCAGCGCCTACACCGCGAGCAAACACGCCGTGCTCGGCCTGACCAAATCCCTGGCACTGGACGGCCGCGAATTCAACATCGCCTGCAGCCAGATCGACATCGGCAATGCCCTGACGGAAATGTCGGTGCGCATGACTAAAGGCGTGCGCCAGGCCAACGGCAGCATCGCCGTCGAGCCAATGGTCGACGTCAAACATGTCGCCGATGCGGTGCGCTACATCGCCGGCCTGCCGCTGTCGGCCAACGTCCTGAACATGACCGTCATGGCCAGCGCCATGCCGTTTGCCGGCCGCGGTTGAGCCGGCCTTTTTATTGCGTAACGAGGTAGCCATGAAGCCAGAAATCCTGCAACTGAGCCCGATCCTGATCCCGCAAATCAACGCGCGCCTGGAAGAACTGTTCACCGTACGCCGCTACTTCCAGCAGACGGACAAGCCCGCTTATATAGAGGAACACGGCGCCAACATCCGCGGCGTCATCACCGGCGGCCACACCGGCATCAGCCAGGCGCTGATGGCGCAACTGCCAAACCTGGAAGTGGTCGCGGTCAACGGCGTTGGCACCGACGCCGTCGACCTCGCCTACGCCCGCGACCGCGGCATCCGCGTCACCGCCACCATCGGCGCCCTCACCGAAGACGTCGCCGACCTCGCCATCGGCCTGCTCATCTCGGTCTGCCGCGGCCTGTGCACCAGCGACCGCTACGTACGCTCCGGCCAATGGCCGCAAAGCCCAACCCCCCTCGCGCCCCTGCCCCTGGCCCGACAAGTCTCCGGCATGCGCATCGGCATCGTCGGCATGGGCCGCGTCGGCCGCGCCATCGCCACACGCGCCGCCGCCTTCAGCTGCCCGATCAGCTACACCGATCTGCACCCCATGAGCGACGTCCCCCACACCTTCGTCGCCGACCTCAAACAACTGGCCCGCGACAGCGACGCCCTGATCCTCGCCGCCGCGGCGGACAAGGGCGAAGCGATTATCGACGCGCAAGTGCTGCAAGCGCTGGGCAAGGACGGTTACCTGGTCAACGTCGCCCGGGGCAAACTGGTGAACGAAACGGATCTGGTTGCCGCGCTTGCGGCTGGCGAGATTGCCGGGGCTGGCCTGGATGTGTTCGTCGATGAGCCGAATGTGCCAGAAGTTTTGTTTGGCAACGAACAGGTGGTGCTGCAACCGCATCGGGCGAGTGCAACATTGCAGACGCGTACGCGGATGGGGGAAATGGTGGTGGCGAGTCTGGTAGATACGTTTGCGGGAAAAGTGCCGGCTGGGTGTGTGACTGGATGAACGGGTTCCGGAGCGCTGTTCGTGATCGCGGCACACACCGCCTTCGCGAGCAGGCTCACTCCCACAGGTTTGATTGCGTACATTCAGTGAGAAATGGGGCGTCTGTCAGGCCGCCTTCGCGAGCAGGCTCGCTCCTACAGAAAATCAAAAGATCGCAGCCTTCGGCAGCTCCTACAAACAATGAGCGCAAGCTCGAGTTCCGCTTTTGATCCTGGAGCCCGTCGGCAGGCTGAGCGGAGGGATTGATCCGGGCGTGGGAGCGTAGCGACCGTACGACGCAGTCGGACACAGCGAGTGTAGGTGCAGCGAAGCAAACCGGAGCCGCTGCGCCAGGATCGATCCCGCAGCGAAGGAACCCCGAGCCTAAGCGAGCGGGCCGAACGTCAGGGCACAGACCTTTGGTTACTTTGGGGCGTCTGCCAAAGTGACCCGCTGTAAGAGCGGAACCATAAGAAGCCATTACCGCAGAAACGGATATACACCCAAACCCAAAAGGAGCATGGTCGGCCCAAAGGCCGCCAAGCCCAAAAAAAAGCCCCACAACCAAAAACCGATGTGGGGCCAAAAAATTGGTTGGTTGCGGCCAACCAAAGGAGCTCTGTAAAAAACCACCCAAGCGCTCAGATCAAATGCAATCCTGAGCCGCCCGCTCAAAACTCGACGGCAACAAATTCGACGCCAGCAAATGCCGCTCATAAATGAACACCTTGCCACCCTTGCCCGCCTTGTAGGCCTCCAGCACGTTATCCGCCGACACCTTGCTCGGCACCACAATCCGATAACTGCGCTGACTCTGCGAAACCGTCGGATTCAACGCACTGCCCTGCAACTTCGGCACCACACATTCAGCGTATTGCGCAGGCGTCTTGCTGGTCTGCAACGTCAGGGTCGGATCGTTCGGCGCCGAAGCACAACCAGCGAGCAACAGGGAAGCCAAAGCCATGGCAGGCACGAATAAAGCACGCATCG
Protein-coding sequences here:
- a CDS encoding fumarylacetoacetate hydrolase family protein; its protein translation is MNMTEYVFTPDLPVTLPVLGSEQRFPVGRVFCVGRNYPWPDTQGQSRQPPVFFMKPASCVVDAVGDVAFPSVCEDFVHEIELVVAIGEGGANIPEDQALAYVWGYAAGLDLTRRDVQRAAKSNGLPWEGAKVFDGAAPMTAVVPVSRSGHPEGELWLNVNGEERQRDNLDSQIWSVSEVIARISQSVALRAGDLIMTGSPAGVDSLQPGDVISAGIDGIGQLQMRVGPRP
- a CDS encoding SDR family oxidoreductase encodes the protein MTTPLKVALVTGAGSGIGRAVALGLMADGFTLVLAGRRPEPLQALVELAQSQGHQALAVPTDVRDAASVDVLFATIAEVYGRLDVVFNNAGVNAPAVPLDELTFEQWRNVIDTNLNGVFLCARGAFGLMRKQQPQGGRIINNGSISAHTPRPFSSAYTASKHAVLGLTKSLALDGREFNIACSQIDIGNALTEMSVRMTKGVRQANGSIAVEPMVDVKHVADAVRYIAGLPLSANVLNMTVMASAMPFAGRG
- a CDS encoding 2-hydroxyacid dehydrogenase, translated to MKPEILQLSPILIPQINARLEELFTVRRYFQQTDKPAYIEEHGANIRGVITGGHTGISQALMAQLPNLEVVAVNGVGTDAVDLAYARDRGIRVTATIGALTEDVADLAIGLLISVCRGLCTSDRYVRSGQWPQSPTPLAPLPLARQVSGMRIGIVGMGRVGRAIATRAAAFSCPISYTDLHPMSDVPHTFVADLKQLARDSDALILAAAADKGEAIIDAQVLQALGKDGYLVNVARGKLVNETDLVAALAAGEIAGAGLDVFVDEPNVPEVLFGNEQVVLQPHRASATLQTRTRMGEMVVASLVDTFAGKVPAGCVTG